The following are encoded together in the Synchiropus splendidus isolate RoL2022-P1 chromosome 7, RoL_Sspl_1.0, whole genome shotgun sequence genome:
- the rnft2 gene encoding RING finger and transmembrane domain-containing protein 2 yields MQRRHSSNTEGMPQDRGRSQTLGSESSLDEGGVFDCLKPESPTSPQQLFSGLVGVPSGSVSSAQFQAASLVLGSPPEVFIQMTASSREEGPHRSEAVPFLPRPPHHHHHHHHHFHHQPLQHRTSLLQQATSAAGAERHGSREEAPDEQSTPAPAMSELKAVVTWLQRGFPFILILLAKVCFQHKLGIAVCVGMASTFAYANSTFKHQVSLRESRSVLVSLWILLFLSGNVAYVYFTFSNEELHNSLIFAMPNLNHFDFFDLIWTVGITDFVLKFFTIGLKCLVLFLPKILLAFKSRGKVYLLIEELSQLYRALVPIQLWYKYIMAEDPPTSYFLGATLIIIYSLCKSFDICGRVSAIRKSLVLICSTQSFGVRASGQMCSEAGDMCAICQADFKDPVALLCQHVFCEECLCLWFDRERTCPLCRSTVVEVPRCWKDGTTSAHFQIY; encoded by the exons ATGCAGAGGAGACACAGCAGCAACACGGAGGGCATGCCTCAGGACAG GGGTCGCAGCCAAACTCTGGGTTCAGAGAGCAGCCTGGATGAGGGCGGTGTGTTCGACTGCCTGAAGCCCGAGTCGCCCACATCCCCTCAGCAGCTCTTCTCTGGCCTGGTGGGTGTCCCCTCTGGTTCCGTCTCCTCTGCTCAGTTCCAGGCCGCTAGCTTGGTTCTGGGATCCCCTCCGGAGGTTTTCATCCAGATGACGGCGTCGTCCAGAGAGGAGGGCCCCCACCGCTCCGAGGCGGTCCCTTTCCTGCCTCGCCCGccccaccaccatcaccaccaccaccaccacttccaTCACCAGCCTCTCCAGCACCGGACCTCTCTGCTCCAGCAGGCTACCTCGGCCGCTGGCGCCGAGAGGCACGGCTccagggaggaggccccggaCGAGCAGTCCACGCCGGCGCCGGCCATGTCTGAGCTGAAGGCGGTGGTGACCTGGCTGCAGAGGGGCTTccccttcatcctcatcctgctGGCCAAAGTCTGCTTCCAGCACAAACTGG GAATTGCTGTGTGTGTCGGGATGGCCAGCACATTTGCCTACGCCAATTCAACGTTCAAACACCAGGTGTCGCTTCGG GAGAGCCGCTCGGTGCTGGTGTCTCTGTGGatcctgctcttcctctccgGAAACGTGGCCTATGTCTACTTTACCTTCAGCAACGAGGAGCTGCACAACAG TCTCATATTTGCGATGCCGAACTTAAACCACTTCGACTTCTTTGACCTGATCTGGACTGTGGGCATCACAGACTTCGTCCTCAAGTTCTTCACCATTGGACTCAAGTGTCTGGTGCTGTTCCTGCCCAAGATCCTGCTGGCCTTCAAGTCCAGG GGGAAGGTGTACCTGCTGATCGAGGAGCTGAGTCAGCTGTACCGCGCCCTGGTTCCCATCCAGCTGTGGTACAAGTACATCATGGCGGAAGACCCCCCCACCAGCTACTTCCTGGGGGCCACgctcatcatcatctacagccTCTGCAAG TCCTTCGACATCTGCGGCCGCGTGTCGGCCATACGGAAGTCTCTGGTCCTGATCTGCAGCACccag AGCTTCGGCGTGAGAGCGAGCGGCCAGATGTGCAGCGAGGCCGGGGACATGTGCGCCATCTGTCAGGCGGATTTCAAAGACCCCGTGGCTCTGCTCTGTCAG CACGTCTTCTGCGAGgagtgtctgtgtctgtggttCGACCGCGAGAGGACGTGTCCGCTGTGCCGCTCCACTGTGGTGGAGGTGCCGCGCTGCTGGAAGGACGGGACCACCTCGGCCCACTTCCAGATCTACTGA
- the LOC128762527 gene encoding uncharacterized protein LOC128762527 isoform X1 codes for MCSTALQQVCAFFAVFMTLIWSLTATRLLFDVSTCDPAALSQIVKLELNDSLQSFDKANGNNLGTWNTGFPELKSECSSPSDPEKVVCGLHFIHLGLKKILKDQETRQSPTDVTLHKQLNDTLLRVDHLAQCVKYRFNCGKCGQPAHALEMPVNTFERKQWSHTFLKEARHYVGCIRFNQKFYKAGKQRWPTKARHQSNKNLWLTVLS; via the exons ATGTGTTCGACAGCTTTACAGCAGGTCTGTGCTTTCTTTGCAGTTTTTAtgactctgatttggtccctgACGGCCACCAGACTgctctttgatgtttccacctgtGACCCGGCGGCGTTGAGTCAGATTGTCAAGCTGGAGCTCAATGACAGCCTGCAATCCTTC GACAAAGCCAACGGCAACAACCTGGGCACCTGGAACACGGGCTTCCCTGAACTGAAGTCGGAATGCAGCTCGCCCTCCGACCCCGAGAAGGTCGTCTGCGGCCTGCACTTCATCCACCTGGGCCTGAAGAAGATCCTGAAGGACCAGGAGACCAGGCAGAGCCCCACTGACGTCACCCTACACAAGCAACTCAACGACACGCTGCTTCGGGTCGACCATCTGGCCCAGTGCGTGAAGTACAGGTTCAACTGTGGCAAGTGTGGGCAGCCAGCCCACGCCCTGGAGATGCCCGTCAACACCTTCGAGCGGAAGCAGTGGAGCCACACCTTCCTGAAGGAGGCCCGGCACTACGTGGGCTGCATCCGGTTCAACCAGAAGTTCTACAAAGCCGGGAAGCAAAGATGGCCCACCAAAGCCCGTCATCAGAGCAATAAAAATCTGTGGCTAACAGTGCTAAGCTAA
- the LOC128762527 gene encoding uncharacterized protein LOC128762527 isoform X2, translated as MRHLAVFMTLIWSLTATRLLFDVSTCDPAALSQIVKLELNDSLQSFDKANGNNLGTWNTGFPELKSECSSPSDPEKVVCGLHFIHLGLKKILKDQETRQSPTDVTLHKQLNDTLLRVDHLAQCVKYRFNCGKCGQPAHALEMPVNTFERKQWSHTFLKEARHYVGCIRFNQKFYKAGKQRWPTKARHQSNKNLWLTVLS; from the exons ATGAGACACTTGGCAG TTTTTAtgactctgatttggtccctgACGGCCACCAGACTgctctttgatgtttccacctgtGACCCGGCGGCGTTGAGTCAGATTGTCAAGCTGGAGCTCAATGACAGCCTGCAATCCTTC GACAAAGCCAACGGCAACAACCTGGGCACCTGGAACACGGGCTTCCCTGAACTGAAGTCGGAATGCAGCTCGCCCTCCGACCCCGAGAAGGTCGTCTGCGGCCTGCACTTCATCCACCTGGGCCTGAAGAAGATCCTGAAGGACCAGGAGACCAGGCAGAGCCCCACTGACGTCACCCTACACAAGCAACTCAACGACACGCTGCTTCGGGTCGACCATCTGGCCCAGTGCGTGAAGTACAGGTTCAACTGTGGCAAGTGTGGGCAGCCAGCCCACGCCCTGGAGATGCCCGTCAACACCTTCGAGCGGAAGCAGTGGAGCCACACCTTCCTGAAGGAGGCCCGGCACTACGTGGGCTGCATCCGGTTCAACCAGAAGTTCTACAAAGCCGGGAAGCAAAGATGGCCCACCAAAGCCCGTCATCAGAGCAATAAAAATCTGTGGCTAACAGTGCTAAGCTAA
- the spring1 gene encoding SREBP regulating gene protein isoform X1: protein MGAGGRLRLVAHLLSHQHTEAGLRHLWLCTVPSQEERTIRDRALLEVRDPDHRIPWKVRFDLGNSSRQISQCRNSIQGKALLTDELGYVCERKDLLVNGCCNVNAPSSRQHICKSCLANGCCSIYEYCVSCCLQPDKQPLLERFLNRAAEGFQNLFTAVEDHFELCLAKCRTSSQSVQHENTYRNPQAKYCYGESPPELLPV, encoded by the exons ATGGGTGCTGGGGGTCGTCTTCGGCTTGTCGCTCATCTACTTTCTCACCAGCACACTGAAGCAG GTTTGCGTCATCTGTGGCTgtgcactgtcccctcacaggagGAGCGCACGATTCGTGACCGCGCACTGTTGGAAGTCCGCGACCCGGACCACCGCATCCCATGGAAGGTCCGCTTCGACCTGGGCAACAGCAGCCGGCAGATCAGCCAGTGCAGGAACTCCATCCAGGGCAAGGCTTTGCTCACGGATGAGCTCG GCTACGTCTGCGAGAGGAAGGACCTGCTGGTCAACGGCTGCTGCAATGTCAACGCTCCCAGCAGCAGGCAGCACATCTGCAAGAGCTGCCTGGCCAACGGCTGCTGCAGCATCTACGAGTACTGCGTCTCCTGCTGCCTGCAGCCTGACAAG CAACCTCTGCTCGAGCGTTTCCTCAACCGGGCCGCTGAGGGCTTCCAGAACCTCTTCACGGCTGTGGAGGACCACTTCGAGCTGTGCCTGGCCAAGTGCCGCACCTCCTCGCAG AGCGTCCAGCACGAGAACACGTACCGGAACCCTCAAGCAAAGTACTGCTACGGCGAGAGCCCACCGGAGCTGCTTCccgtttga
- the spring1 gene encoding SREBP regulating gene protein isoform X2, translating into MMVLRRLLRKRWVLGVVFGLSLIYFLTSTLKQEERTIRDRALLEVRDPDHRIPWKVRFDLGNSSRQISQCRNSIQGKALLTDELGYVCERKDLLVNGCCNVNAPSSRQHICKSCLANGCCSIYEYCVSCCLQPDKQPLLERFLNRAAEGFQNLFTAVEDHFELCLAKCRTSSQSVQHENTYRNPQAKYCYGESPPELLPV; encoded by the exons ATGATGGTTCTCCGGCGGTTGCTGAGGAAGCGATGGGTGCTGGGGGTCGTCTTCGGCTTGTCGCTCATCTACTTTCTCACCAGCACACTGAAGCAG gagGAGCGCACGATTCGTGACCGCGCACTGTTGGAAGTCCGCGACCCGGACCACCGCATCCCATGGAAGGTCCGCTTCGACCTGGGCAACAGCAGCCGGCAGATCAGCCAGTGCAGGAACTCCATCCAGGGCAAGGCTTTGCTCACGGATGAGCTCG GCTACGTCTGCGAGAGGAAGGACCTGCTGGTCAACGGCTGCTGCAATGTCAACGCTCCCAGCAGCAGGCAGCACATCTGCAAGAGCTGCCTGGCCAACGGCTGCTGCAGCATCTACGAGTACTGCGTCTCCTGCTGCCTGCAGCCTGACAAG CAACCTCTGCTCGAGCGTTTCCTCAACCGGGCCGCTGAGGGCTTCCAGAACCTCTTCACGGCTGTGGAGGACCACTTCGAGCTGTGCCTGGCCAAGTGCCGCACCTCCTCGCAG AGCGTCCAGCACGAGAACACGTACCGGAACCCTCAAGCAAAGTACTGCTACGGCGAGAGCCCACCGGAGCTGCTTCccgtttga